The following are encoded together in the Salmonella enterica subsp. enterica serovar Choleraesuis genome:
- the rpsC gene encoding 30S ribosomal protein S3, translating to MGQKVHPNGIRLGIVKPWNSTWFANTKEFADNLDSDFKVRQFLTKELAKASVSRIVIERPAKSIRVTIHTARPGIVIGKKGEDVEKLRKVVADIAGVPAQINIAEVRKPELDAKLVADSITSQLERRVMFRRAMKRAVQNAMRLGAKGIKVEVSGRLGGAEIARTEWYREGRVPLHTLRADIDYNTSEAHTTYGVIGVKVWIFKGEILGGMAAVEQPEPAAQPKKQQRKGRK from the coding sequence ATGGGTCAGAAAGTACATCCTAATGGTATTCGCCTGGGTATTGTCAAACCATGGAACTCTACCTGGTTCGCGAACACCAAAGAATTCGCTGACAACCTGGACAGCGACTTTAAAGTACGTCAGTTCCTGACTAAAGAACTGGCCAAGGCGTCCGTATCTCGTATCGTTATCGAACGTCCGGCTAAGAGCATCCGTGTGACTATTCACACTGCTCGCCCGGGCATCGTTATCGGTAAGAAAGGCGAAGACGTAGAAAAACTGCGCAAGGTCGTAGCGGACATCGCTGGCGTTCCTGCACAGATCAATATCGCCGAAGTTCGTAAACCTGAACTGGACGCAAAACTGGTTGCTGACAGCATCACTTCTCAGCTGGAACGTCGCGTTATGTTCCGTCGTGCTATGAAGCGTGCTGTACAGAACGCAATGCGTCTGGGCGCTAAAGGTATCAAAGTTGAAGTTAGCGGCCGTCTGGGCGGCGCGGAAATCGCACGTACCGAATGGTACCGCGAAGGTCGCGTACCGTTGCACACTCTGCGTGCTGACATCGACTACAACACCTCTGAAGCGCACACCACTTATGGTGTAATCGGCGTTAAAGTGTGGATCTTCAAAGGTGAGATCCTTGGTGGTATGGCTGCTGTTGAACAACCGGAACCGGCTGCTCAACCTAAAAAGCAGCAGCGTAAAGGCCGTAAATAA
- the rplP gene encoding 50S ribosomal protein L16, whose protein sequence is MLQPKRTKFRKMHKGRNRGLAQGTDVSFGTFGLKAVGRGRLTARQIEAARRAMTRAVKRQGKIWIRVFPDKPITEKPLAVRMGKGKGNVEYWVALIQPGKVLYEMDGVPEELAREAFKLAAAKLPIKTTFVTKTVM, encoded by the coding sequence ATGTTACAACCAAAGCGTACAAAATTCCGTAAGATGCACAAAGGCCGTAACCGCGGTCTGGCGCAGGGTACGGATGTTAGCTTCGGCACCTTCGGTCTGAAAGCTGTTGGCCGTGGTCGTCTGACTGCCCGTCAGATCGAAGCAGCACGTCGTGCTATGACTCGTGCAGTTAAGCGTCAAGGTAAAATCTGGATCCGTGTATTCCCGGACAAACCGATTACTGAGAAGCCGCTGGCAGTGCGTATGGGTAAAGGTAAGGGTAACGTTGAGTATTGGGTTGCCCTGATCCAGCCGGGTAAAGTCCTGTATGAAATGGACGGTGTACCGGAAGAGCTTGCCCGTGAAGCATTCAAGCTGGCAGCAGCAAAACTGCCTATCAAAACCACCTTTGTAACTAAGACGGTGATGTAA
- the rpmC gene encoding 50S ribosomal protein L29, with amino-acid sequence MKATELREKSVEELNTELLNLLREQFNLRMQAASGQLQQTHLLKQVRRDVARVKTLLTEKAGA; translated from the coding sequence ATGAAAGCAACTGAGCTGCGCGAAAAAAGCGTTGAAGAGCTGAACACTGAGCTGCTTAACCTGCTGCGTGAGCAGTTTAACCTGCGCATGCAGGCAGCATCTGGCCAGCTGCAGCAGACCCATCTGCTGAAGCAAGTACGCCGTGATGTTGCACGCGTTAAGACTTTACTGACTGAGAAGGCGGGTGCGTAA
- the rpsQ gene encoding 30S ribosomal protein S17 yields MTDKIRTLQGRVVSDKMEKSIVVAIERFVKHPIYGKFIKRTTKVHVHDENNECGTGDVVEIRECRPLSKTKTWTLVRVVEKAVL; encoded by the coding sequence ATGACCGATAAAATCCGTACTCTGCAAGGTCGCGTTGTGAGCGACAAAATGGAGAAATCCATTGTTGTTGCCATCGAACGTTTCGTGAAACACCCGATCTACGGTAAATTCATCAAGCGTACGACCAAAGTGCACGTACATGACGAGAACAACGAATGTGGTACCGGCGACGTGGTAGAAATCCGCGAATGCCGTCCACTGTCCAAGACTAAAACCTGGACTCTGGTTCGCGTTGTAGAGAAAGCTGTTCTGTAA
- the rplN gene encoding 50S ribosomal protein L14, protein MIQEQTMLNVADNSGARRVMCIKVLGGSHRRYAGVGDIIKITIKEAIPRGKVKKGDVLKAVVVRTKKGVRRPDGSVIRFDGNACVILNNNSEQPIGTRIFGPVTRELRNEKFMKIISLAPEVL, encoded by the coding sequence ATGATCCAAGAACAGACTATGCTGAACGTCGCCGACAACTCCGGTGCACGTCGCGTAATGTGTATCAAGGTTCTGGGTGGCTCGCACCGTCGCTACGCAGGCGTAGGCGACATCATCAAGATCACTATCAAGGAAGCAATTCCACGTGGTAAGGTCAAAAAAGGTGATGTGCTGAAGGCGGTAGTGGTGCGCACCAAGAAGGGTGTTCGTCGCCCTGACGGTTCTGTCATTCGCTTCGATGGTAATGCATGCGTTATTTTAAACAATAACAGCGAGCAGCCTATCGGAACGCGTATTTTTGGGCCGGTAACTCGTGAACTTCGCAACGAGAAGTTCATGAAAATCATTTCCCTGGCACCAGAAGTACTCTAA
- the rplX gene encoding 50S ribosomal protein L24 yields MAAKIRRDDEVIVLTGKDKGKRGKVKNVLSSGKVIVEGINLVKKHQKPVPALNQAGGIVEKEAAIQLSNIAIFNAATGKADRVGFRFEDGKKVRFFKSNSETIK; encoded by the coding sequence ATGGCAGCGAAAATCCGTCGTGATGACGAAGTTATCGTGTTGACCGGTAAAGATAAAGGTAAGCGCGGTAAAGTAAAAAATGTCCTGTCTTCCGGCAAGGTCATTGTTGAAGGTATCAACCTGGTTAAGAAACATCAGAAGCCTGTACCGGCTCTGAACCAGGCGGGTGGCATTGTTGAAAAAGAAGCTGCAATCCAGCTTTCCAACATTGCAATCTTCAATGCGGCAACCGGCAAGGCTGACCGTGTAGGCTTTAGATTCGAAGACGGCAAAAAAGTCCGTTTCTTCAAGTCTAACAGCGAAACTATCAAGTAA
- the rplE gene encoding 50S ribosomal protein L5 yields MAKLHDYYKDEVVKKLMTEFNYNSVMQVPRVEKITLNMGVGEAIADKKLLDNAAADLTAISGQKPLITKARKSVAGFKIRQGYPIGCKVTLRGERMWEFFERLITIAVPRIRDFRGLSAKSFDGRGNYSMGVREQIIFPEIDYDKVDRVRGLDITITTTAKSDEEGRALLAAFDFPFRK; encoded by the coding sequence ATGGCGAAACTGCATGATTACTACAAAGACGAAGTAGTTAAAAAACTCATGACTGAGTTTAACTACAATTCTGTCATGCAAGTCCCTCGGGTCGAGAAGATCACCCTGAATATGGGTGTTGGTGAAGCGATCGCTGACAAGAAACTGCTGGATAACGCAGCAGCTGACCTGACAGCAATCTCCGGCCAAAAGCCGCTGATCACCAAAGCACGCAAATCTGTTGCAGGCTTCAAAATCCGTCAGGGCTATCCGATCGGCTGTAAAGTAACTCTGCGTGGCGAACGCATGTGGGAGTTCTTTGAGCGTCTGATCACTATTGCTGTTCCTCGTATCCGTGACTTCCGCGGTCTTTCCGCTAAGTCTTTCGACGGTCGTGGAAACTACAGCATGGGTGTCCGTGAGCAGATCATCTTCCCAGAAATCGACTACGACAAAGTCGATCGCGTTCGTGGTTTGGATATCACCATTACCACTACTGCGAAATCTGACGAAGAAGGCCGTGCTCTGCTGGCTGCCTTTGACTTCCCGTTCCGCAAGTAA
- the rpsN gene encoding 30S ribosomal protein S14, translating to MAKQSMKAREVKRVALADKFFAKRAELKAIISDVNASDEDRWNAVLKLQSLPRDSSPSRQRNRCRQTGRPHAFLRKFGLSRIKVREAAMRGEIPGLKKASW from the coding sequence ATGGCAAAGCAATCTATGAAAGCACGCGAAGTCAAACGCGTTGCTCTGGCTGATAAATTCTTCGCTAAACGCGCAGAACTGAAAGCTATCATTTCTGACGTGAACGCTTCTGACGAAGACCGTTGGAATGCAGTTCTCAAGCTTCAGTCCCTGCCGCGTGATTCCAGCCCGTCCCGTCAGCGTAACCGCTGCCGCCAAACTGGTCGTCCGCACGCATTTCTGCGGAAGTTCGGGTTGAGCCGTATTAAGGTCCGTGAAGCCGCTATGCGCGGTGAAATCCCGGGTCTTAAAAAGGCTAGCTGGTAA
- the rpsH gene encoding 30S ribosomal protein S8, producing MSMQDPIADMLTRIRNGQAASKVAVTMPSSKLKVAIAKVLKEEGFIEDFKIEGDTKPELELTLKYFQGKAVVESIQRVSRPSLRIYKKKDELPKVMAGLGIAVISTSKGVMTDRAARQAGLGGEIICYVA from the coding sequence ATGAGCATGCAAGATCCGATCGCGGATATGCTGACCCGTATCCGTAACGGTCAGGCCGCGAGCAAAGTTGCGGTCACCATGCCTTCCTCCAAGCTGAAAGTGGCGATTGCCAAAGTGCTGAAGGAAGAAGGTTTTATTGAAGATTTCAAAATCGAAGGCGACACCAAGCCTGAACTGGAACTTACTCTGAAGTATTTCCAGGGCAAAGCTGTTGTAGAAAGCATTCAGCGTGTTAGCCGCCCAAGTCTGCGCATCTATAAGAAAAAAGATGAGCTGCCAAAAGTTATGGCTGGACTGGGTATCGCTGTTATTTCTACCTCTAAAGGTGTTATGACTGATCGTGCAGCGCGCCAGGCTGGTCTTGGTGGCGAAATTATCTGCTACGTAGCCTAA
- the rplF gene encoding 50S ribosomal protein L6, which translates to MSRVAKAPVVIPAGVDVKLNGQVITIKGKNGELTRTINDAVEVKHADNHLTFGPRDGYSDGWAQAGTARALLNSVVIGVTEGFTKKLQLVGVGYRAAVKGSVVNLSLGFSHPVEHQLPAGITAECPTQTEIVLKGADKQMIGQVAADLRAYRRPEPYKGKGVRYADEVVRTKEAKKK; encoded by the coding sequence ATGTCTCGTGTTGCTAAAGCACCGGTCGTTATTCCTGCCGGCGTTGACGTAAAACTCAACGGTCAGGTTATTACGATCAAAGGTAAAAATGGCGAGCTGACTCGTACCATCAACGATGCTGTTGAAGTTAAACACGCTGATAACCACCTGACCTTCGGGCCGCGTGATGGTTATTCAGACGGTTGGGCACAGGCGGGTACCGCTCGTGCACTGCTTAACTCCGTAGTTATCGGTGTTACCGAAGGCTTCACTAAGAAGCTTCAATTGGTAGGTGTAGGCTACCGTGCAGCTGTTAAAGGAAGTGTTGTAAACCTGTCTTTAGGTTTCTCTCATCCTGTAGAACATCAGCTGCCGGCTGGCATCACTGCTGAATGTCCGACTCAAACTGAAATCGTGCTGAAAGGCGCTGATAAGCAGATGATCGGTCAAGTAGCAGCTGATCTGCGCGCTTATCGTCGTCCTGAGCCTTATAAAGGCAAGGGTGTTCGTTACGCCGACGAAGTCGTGCGTACCAAAGAGGCTAAGAAGAAGTAA
- the rplR gene encoding 50S ribosomal protein L18, with the protein MDKKSARIRRATRARRKLKELGATRLVVHRTPRHIYAQVIAPNGSEVLVAASTAEKAISEQLKYTGNKDAAAAVGKAVAERAIEKGIKDVSFDRSGFQYHGRVQALADAAREAGLQF; encoded by the coding sequence ATGGATAAGAAATCTGCTCGTATCCGTCGTGCGACCCGCGCACGTCGCAAGCTTAAAGAGCTGGGCGCGACTCGCCTGGTGGTACATCGTACCCCGCGTCATATTTACGCACAGGTAATCGCACCGAACGGTTCTGAAGTTCTGGTAGCTGCTTCTACAGCAGAAAAAGCTATCTCTGAACAGCTGAAGTACACTGGGAACAAAGATGCCGCAGCCGCTGTTGGTAAAGCAGTTGCTGAGCGCGCAATCGAAAAAGGCATCAAAGATGTTTCTTTCGACCGCTCTGGTTTCCAATATCATGGTCGTGTCCAGGCACTGGCAGATGCTGCCCGTGAAGCTGGCCTTCAGTTCTAA
- the rpsE gene encoding 30S ribosomal protein S5 has product MAHIEKQAGELQEKLIAVNRVSKTVKGGRIFSFTALTVVGDGNGRVGFGYGKAREVPAAIQKAMEKARRNMINVALNNGTLQHPVKGTHTGSRVFMQPASEGTGIIAGGAMRAVLEVAGVHNVLAKTYGSTNPINVVRATIDGLENMKSPEMVAAKRGKSVEEILG; this is encoded by the coding sequence ATGGCTCACATCGAAAAACAAGCTGGCGAACTGCAGGAAAAGCTGATCGCGGTAAACCGCGTATCTAAAACCGTTAAAGGTGGCCGTATTTTCTCCTTCACAGCTCTGACTGTAGTTGGTGATGGTAATGGTCGCGTAGGTTTTGGTTACGGTAAAGCGCGTGAAGTTCCAGCAGCGATCCAGAAAGCGATGGAAAAAGCCCGTCGCAACATGATTAACGTCGCGCTGAACAACGGCACCCTGCAGCACCCTGTTAAGGGTACTCACACTGGGTCTCGCGTGTTCATGCAGCCGGCTTCCGAAGGTACCGGTATCATCGCCGGTGGTGCAATGCGCGCCGTTCTGGAAGTCGCTGGGGTTCATAACGTTCTGGCTAAAACCTATGGTTCCACCAACCCGATCAACGTGGTTCGTGCAACTATTGATGGCCTGGAAAATATGAAATCTCCAGAAATGGTCGCTGCCAAGCGTGGTAAATCCGTTGAAGAAATTCTGGGGTAA
- the rpmD gene encoding 50S ribosomal protein L30 encodes MAKTIKITQTRSAIGRLPKHKATLLGLGLRRIGHTVEREDTPAVRGMVNAVSYMVKVEE; translated from the coding sequence ATGGCAAAGACTATTAAAATTACTCAAACCCGCAGTGCAATCGGCCGTCTGCCTAAACACAAGGCAACGCTGCTTGGCCTGGGTCTGCGTCGTATTGGCCACACCGTAGAGCGCGAGGATACTCCTGCTGTTCGTGGTATGGTCAACGCGGTTTCCTACATGGTTAAAGTTGAGGAGTAA
- the rplO gene encoding 50S ribosomal protein L15: protein MRLNTLSPAEGSKHAAKRLGRGIGSGLGKTGGRGHKGQKSRSGGGVRRGFEGGQMPLYRRLPKFGFTSRKAMVTAEIRLSDLAKVEGGIVDLNTLKAANIIGIQIEFAKVILAGEVSAPVTVRGLRVTKGARAAIEAAGGKIEE, encoded by the coding sequence ATGCGTTTAAATACTCTGTCTCCGGCCGAAGGGTCTAAGCACGCTGCGAAGCGTCTGGGTCGTGGTATCGGTTCTGGCCTGGGTAAAACCGGTGGTCGTGGTCACAAAGGTCAGAAGTCTCGTTCTGGCGGTGGCGTACGTCGCGGTTTCGAAGGTGGCCAGATGCCACTGTACCGTCGTCTGCCGAAATTCGGTTTCACCTCTCGCAAAGCAATGGTTACTGCAGAGATTCGTCTCTCTGACCTGGCGAAAGTTGAAGGCGGTATCGTTGACCTGAACACCCTGAAAGCAGCAAACATCATCGGCATCCAGATCGAATTTGCAAAAGTGATCCTGGCTGGTGAAGTTTCTGCTCCGGTAACGGTTCGTGGCCTGCGCGTCACTAAAGGCGCTCGTGCTGCTATCGAAGCTGCTGGCGGTAAAATCGAGGAATAA
- the secY gene encoding protein translocase subunit SecY, translated as MAKQPGLDFQSAKGGFGELKRRLLFVIGALIVFRIGSFIPIPGIDATVLAKLLEQQRGTIIEMFNMFSGGALSRASIFALGIMPYISASIIIQLLTVVHPALAELKKEGESGRRKISQYTRWGTLVLAIFQSIGIATGLPNMPGMHGLVINPGFSFYFAAVVSLVTGTMFLMWLGEQITERGIGNGISIIIFAGIVAGLPPAIGHTIEQARQGDLHFLLLLLVAVLVFAVTFFVVFVERGQRRIVVNYAKRQQGRRVYAAQSTHLPLKVNMAGVIPAIFASSIILFPATIASWFGGGTGWNWLTTISLYLQPGQPLYVLLYASAIIFFCFFYTALVFNPRETADNLKKSGAFVPGIRPGEQTAKYIDKVMTRLTLVGALYITFICLIPEFMRDAMKVPFYFGGTSLLIVVVVIMDFMAQVQTLMMSSQYESALKKANLKGYGR; from the coding sequence ATGGCAAAACAACCGGGGTTAGATTTTCAAAGCGCTAAAGGCGGCTTTGGCGAACTGAAACGCAGACTTTTGTTTGTAATCGGTGCGCTGATCGTTTTCCGTATTGGCTCTTTTATTCCGATCCCTGGTATTGATGCCACTGTACTTGCCAAACTGCTCGAACAACAGCGTGGCACCATCATTGAAATGTTTAACATGTTCTCTGGTGGTGCTTTGAGTCGTGCCTCTATCTTCGCGTTGGGGATCATGCCGTATATTTCGGCGTCGATCATCATCCAGCTCCTCACGGTGGTTCATCCTGCCCTGGCCGAGCTGAAGAAAGAAGGGGAGTCTGGTCGTCGTAAGATTAGCCAGTACACCCGTTGGGGCACGCTCGTTTTGGCTATATTCCAGTCAATCGGTATTGCTACCGGTTTACCGAATATGCCAGGAATGCATGGTCTGGTTATTAACCCAGGCTTTTCGTTCTACTTTGCTGCTGTTGTCTCGCTGGTCACCGGTACCATGTTCCTGATGTGGTTAGGTGAGCAGATTACTGAACGCGGTATCGGTAACGGTATCTCGATCATTATTTTCGCGGGTATCGTTGCGGGTCTGCCGCCGGCCATTGGCCATACCATCGAGCAAGCGCGGCAGGGCGACCTGCACTTCCTCCTGTTGCTGTTGGTTGCAGTGTTGGTATTTGCCGTGACCTTCTTTGTTGTGTTTGTTGAACGTGGTCAGCGTCGTATCGTCGTTAACTACGCTAAGCGCCAACAAGGCCGTCGCGTCTATGCAGCACAGAGCACACATTTGCCTCTGAAAGTAAATATGGCCGGTGTTATTCCTGCTATCTTTGCTTCCAGTATCATTCTGTTCCCGGCGACCATCGCGTCATGGTTCGGGGGCGGTACCGGTTGGAACTGGCTGACAACAATTTCGCTGTATTTGCAGCCTGGGCAACCGCTTTATGTGTTACTCTATGCGTCTGCAATCATCTTCTTCTGTTTCTTCTACACGGCGTTGGTTTTCAACCCGCGTGAAACAGCGGATAACCTGAAGAAGTCCGGTGCATTTGTACCAGGAATTCGTCCGGGAGAGCAAACGGCGAAGTATATCGATAAAGTAATGACTCGTCTGACTCTGGTCGGTGCGTTGTATATTACTTTTATCTGCCTGATCCCGGAGTTCATGCGTGATGCGATGAAAGTGCCGTTCTACTTCGGTGGGACCTCGCTACTTATCGTTGTTGTCGTGATTATGGACTTTATGGCTCAAGTGCAAACTCTAATGATGTCTAGTCAGTACGAGTCTGCATTGAAGAAGGCGAATCTGAAAGGCTACGGCCGTTAA
- the rpsM gene encoding 30S ribosomal protein S13 gives MARIAGINIPDHKHAVIALQSIFGVGQTRSKAILAAVGIAENVKISELSEEQIDSLRDEVGKFVVEGDLRREVTLSIKRLMDLGCYRGLRHRRGLPVRGQRTKTNARTRKGPRKPIKK, from the coding sequence GTGGCCCGTATAGCAGGCATTAACATTCCTGATCACAAGCATGCCGTAATCGCTTTACAGTCGATTTTCGGTGTCGGCCAGACCCGTTCTAAAGCCATCCTGGCTGCAGTGGGTATTGCTGAAAATGTTAAGATCAGTGAGCTGTCTGAAGAGCAAATCGACTCTCTGCGTGATGAAGTCGGTAAGTTCGTTGTTGAAGGCGATCTGCGTCGTGAAGTCACCCTGAGCATCAAGCGTCTGATGGACCTTGGTTGCTATCGTGGTTTGCGTCATCGTCGTGGTCTTCCGGTTCGCGGTCAGCGCACCAAGACCAACGCACGTACCCGTAAGGGTCCGCGTAAACCGATCAAGAAATAA
- the rpsK gene encoding 30S ribosomal protein S11: protein MAKAPVRARKRVRKQVSDGVAHVHASFNNTIVTITDRQGNALGWATAGGSGFRGSRKSTPFAAQVAAERCAEAVKEYGIKNLEVMVKGPGPGRESTIRALNAAGFRITNITDVTPIPHNGCRPPKKRRV, encoded by the coding sequence ATGGCAAAGGCACCAGTTCGTGCACGTAAACGTGTAAGAAAACAAGTCTCAGATGGCGTGGCTCATGTCCATGCATCTTTCAACAACACAATCGTTACCATTACTGACCGTCAGGGTAACGCATTGGGTTGGGCAACTGCCGGTGGTTCCGGTTTCCGTGGTTCTCGTAAATCTACGCCGTTCGCAGCCCAAGTTGCTGCAGAGCGTTGCGCAGAAGCCGTGAAAGAATACGGTATCAAGAATCTGGAAGTTATGGTTAAGGGTCCAGGTCCAGGCCGCGAATCTACTATTCGTGCTCTGAATGCCGCTGGTTTCCGCATCACTAATATTACTGATGTGACTCCGATCCCTCATAACGGTTGTCGTCCGCCGAAAAAACGTCGCGTATAA
- the rpsD gene encoding 30S ribosomal protein S4, with the protein MARYLGPKLKLSRREGTDLFLKSGVRAIDTKCKIEQAPGQHGARKPRLSDYGVQLREKQKVRRMYGVLERQFRNYYKEAARLKGNTGENLLGLLEGRLDNVVYRMGFGATRAEARQLVSHKAIMVNGRVVNIASYQVTANDVVSVREKAKQQSRVKAALELAEQREKPTWLEVDAGKMEGTYKRKPERSDLSADINEHLIVELYSK; encoded by the coding sequence ATGGCAAGATATTTGGGTCCTAAGCTCAAGCTGAGCCGTCGCGAAGGTACAGACCTCTTCCTGAAGTCTGGCGTTCGCGCGATTGATACCAAGTGTAAGATTGAACAAGCTCCTGGCCAGCACGGTGCGCGTAAACCGCGTCTGTCTGACTATGGTGTGCAGTTGCGTGAAAAGCAGAAAGTTCGCCGTATGTACGGTGTTCTGGAGCGTCAGTTCCGTAACTACTACAAAGAAGCAGCCCGTCTGAAAGGCAACACCGGTGAAAACCTGCTGGGCCTGCTGGAAGGTCGTCTGGACAACGTAGTTTATCGTATGGGCTTCGGTGCCACTCGTGCAGAAGCACGTCAGCTGGTTAGCCATAAAGCTATTATGGTAAACGGTCGTGTCGTTAACATCGCTTCTTATCAGGTTACCGCGAACGACGTAGTTAGCGTTCGTGAGAAAGCTAAACAGCAGTCTCGCGTGAAAGCCGCTCTGGAGCTGGCTGAACAGCGTGAAAAGCCAACCTGGCTGGAAGTTGATGCTGGCAAGATGGAAGGTACGTACAAGCGTAAGCCTGAGCGTTCTGATCTGTCTGCGGACATTAACGAACACCTGATCGTCGAGCTTTACTCCAAGTAA